One genomic window of Cyprinus carpio isolate SPL01 chromosome A23, ASM1834038v1, whole genome shotgun sequence includes the following:
- the LOC109075205 gene encoding lens fiber major intrinsic protein-like gives MMWEFRSMMFWRAVFAEFFGTMFFVFFGMGAALRWTTGPYHVFHTALCFGFAAATLIQSIGHISGGHINPAVTFAYLVGSQMSFFRAFFYICAQCLGAMAGAAALYGVTPNNMRGTLALNTLQPGMSLGMATTVEVFLTLQLVVCVFAVTDERRSGRLGSAALSIGFSITMGHLMGMYYTGAGMNPARSFAPAIIMRNFINHWVYWVGPMIGGAMGAILYDFILFPRMRGLSERLATLKGSRPPEAENLQETRGEPIELKTQTL, from the exons ATGATGTGGGAGTTCCGCTCTATGATGTTTTGGCGGGCGGTGTTCGCAGAGTTTTTCGGCACCATGTTCTTCGTGTTCTTTGGGATGGGTGCAGCGCTACGCTGGACCACCGGGCCGTACCACGTCTTCCACACTGCCCTCTGCTTCGGTTTCGCTGCTGCCACTCTCATCCAATCCATCGGCCACATCAGCGGAGGACACATCAATCCGGCCGTCACCTTCGCCTACTTAGTCGGCTCTCAGATGTCCTTCTTCCGAGCTTTCTTCTACATCTGCGCTCAGTGCCTGGGGGCCATGGCAGGAGCCGCGGCCCTTTATGGAGTTACACCCAACAACATGAGAGGCACACTGGCACTTAACACG CTGCAGCCTGGCATGAGTCTCGGCATGGCGACTACAGTGGAAGTGTTTCTCACCTTGCAGTTGGTGGTTTGCGTGTTCGCCGTCACAGATGAGAGACGAAGCGGCCGTCTGGGTTCTGCTGCTCTGTCCATTGGCTTCTCTATCACCATGGGCCACCTGATGGGG ATGTACTACACTGGAGCTGGCATGAACCCAGCTAGATCTTTCGCTCCTGCTATCATCATGAGGAATTTCATTAACCACTGG GTGTACTGGGTGGGACCCATGATTGGTGGTGCTATGGGTGCCATCCTGTATGATTTCATACTGTTTCCCCGTATGCGGGGTCTCTCCGAGCGGCTAGCTACTCTCAAGGGCAGCCGACCCCCAGAGGCCGAGAACCTGCAGGAGACCCGCGGGGAGCCCATCGAGCTGAAGACTCAAACCCTATAA